The Rhodamnia argentea isolate NSW1041297 chromosome 7, ASM2092103v1, whole genome shotgun sequence genome contains the following window.
GCGTGCGACATCGGATCATATAACCGAGGCTGTCAATTACATAAACCATCTAGAAGTGAAGATCAatgagatgaaaagaagaagagatgaatTCAAGAGGGGAATATCTGTTTATCTGGGATCTCTCGGACCCGAAATTCGGAGCTCCGGCACCAATTGTTCAGTGAGAGCTTTGAGTGTAAGGCCTTGTCTGGATGGAGTGGAAATAGTCATCCAGAGTGCTAACTCCAGAGACCAGGACCATAATTTTCCATTATCAAAGGTGTTGCGACTCCTGCTGGAACAAGGAATTAGTGTAGCAAGTTGTGTTTCTACTGGAACTAGTGAAATGATATTCATCCACACCATCCAGTCCGAGGTATGCTGTGATAACCCTCATGTAAAATTGTTGTAGAATTAGGGTCTTATGTGTTATCTTAgttttcgaggaaaaaaaaaatccaagtacAAAGAATTGATTGCCTTATTTTCTTGTTGTCTCTACTTTAGGCTTGCCATACCGGGTGCCTGGATATAGCTCGGCTGCAATCGAAACTTGACGAAGTTCTAACTGACTACTGAGTGAGAAATATGGTTTTTGCTAATCGATTGCTACGAACAGTTTCATTATTCTTTTTGATTTCCCTTATTGATTTCACTGCACGAACAGTTTCATTATTCTTTTCGATTTCCCTTATCAATTGCACCTCTTGGATGAAGAGCTATCGTGTAAGAAATTTCTCGCCTGATGTAAGCAAGAAGAAGGTTTTCAATCCCACAAGACTTGGGTTCTCAAGAACTTTTGCAAGGTTTGTTCTCAATCAGTTTGGTAGCATCCAATCTAAATCATTTTACAGTTAGTGCACCGAAATCGCCGTATATTATCTAAACTATTGCTATCTAGACTTGGGTTGGGTATAGCTCAACATATAAGCGTTTTCCAGGGAAAATGTTCGGTTTGTAAGGTAGTAGAGACTAGAGAGAGTACAGTCAGACTGGATGCTACTTGGCTGTCCTTGGTTACCAGGGGATCTTGTATCCCCACAGATGTATCTTAATGTTAACTCTCAAAGAAAGTTTAAGGACTGAAAGGAATACACAG
Protein-coding sequences here:
- the LOC115732591 gene encoding transcription factor bHLH120-like; the encoded protein is MFPLQPSNDLFYLQPNQHPIPEDLIIHDEEDLHGLCFTNQKDKNKGLDESVLISFSGGNKSQEDCDPKKAMHRDVERRRRKEMNTLYASLRSLLPLEYVKGKRATSDHITEAVNYINHLEVKINEMKRRRDEFKRGISVYLGSLGPEIRSSGTNCSVRALSVRPCLDGVEIVIQSANSRDQDHNFPLSKVLRLLLEQGISVASCVSTGTSEMIFIHTIQSEACHTGCLDIARLQSKLDEVLTDY